The proteins below are encoded in one region of Naumovozyma castellii chromosome 6, complete genome:
- the NCAS0F00650 gene encoding glutathione peroxidase (ancestral locus Anc_6.160) — protein sequence MSEFYKLTPKDKKGEDYPFSQLKGKVVLIVNVASKCGFTPQYKELEALYEKYNDKGLVIIGFPCNQFGHQEPGTDEEIGQFCQLNYGVTFPIMKKIDVNGKNEDPVYGFLKSQKSGILGFKGIKWNFEKFLVDKNGKVYERYASLTKPSSIDETIATLLKE from the coding sequence ATGTCTGAATTCTATAAGCTAACTCCAAAGGATAAGAAGGGGGAAGACTACCCCTTCTCACAACTAAAGGGCAAAGTCGTCCTGATAGTGAACGTTGCCTCCAAGTGTGGGTTTACTCCGCAATACAAGGAATTAGAAGCTTTATATGAGAAGTATAACGATAAAGGTTTGGTTATCATCGGGTTCCCATGTAATCAGTTCGGTCATCAAGAACCGGGCACTGATGAAGAGATTGGACAATTCTGTCAATTGAATTATGGTGTCACTTTTCCAATtatgaagaagattgatGTTAATGGGAAGAATGAAGATCCTGTTTATGGCTTCTTAAAGTCTCAAAAATCAGGAATTTTGGGGTTTAAAGGTATCAAATGGAATTTCGAAAAATTTTTGGTCGATAAGAATGGAAAAGTTTATGAAAGGTATGCCTCTTTGACTAAACCTTCTTCTATTGATGAAACTATTGCTACTCTTCTAAAGGAATGa
- the NCAS0F00660 gene encoding uncharacterized protein: MQLKKLFASVALLAMNRAFVHATPPTPPTPPDPTECVSCHYNTEWECTPTTITYSSMTVYQDGPTWTSSFITGEVTSTDCASTEVTKCFEDSCNDDPLITDYEPHTSEWCQYELTSISIGTTRYPYDCRFVIRHHAECSTSTLTLYDYSTKSVCSDITTSLDCPTPPTPTPTPTPTPTPTPTPTPTPTPTPTPTPTPTPTPEPTPTPTPTPTPTPTPTPEPTPTPTPTPEPTPTPTPDPETTPCGPGNSDSSCLPPASTVTVPVTSLVTISTTSFVPPPPPTTVKTTDFITTIQTLTTCIEEEPCEPTTTTLTFTSVKTQVISECLTFTCAEPECLEPQTFTTTLTIDCPAAECTPAPASPESPADVDSGSEGSSGSQDSQDSSDASDSQGASDSSGSQGASGSQGASGSQGASGSQGASGSQGASGASGSQGASGASGASGASDASGAQGASGASNAETTTIQPYHTLAAEDEYHELQAFEGAANMLDTINPWYILGAIPLFL; encoded by the coding sequence ATGCAACTAAAAAAACTATTCGCCTCTGTGGCATTGTTGGCTATGAACCGAGCCTTTGTTCATGCTACACCACCAACACCACCTACACCACCTGATCCAACTGAATGTGTTAGCTGTCACTACAATACTGAATGGGAATGTACCCCTACCACCATTACATACTCTTCCATGACTGTTTATCAGGACGGGCCTACTTGGACTTCCTCCTTTATTACAGGTGAAGTCACTTCTACAGACTGTGCATCCACCGAAGTTACTAAGTGTTTCGAAGACTCGTGTAATGATGATCCTTTAATAACAGATTATGAACCTCACACTTCAGAGTGGTGTCAATATGAACTTACTTCTATTTCAATTGGTACCACTAGATATCCATATGATTGTAGATTTGTTATTCGTCATCATGCGGAGTGTAGTACCTCTACTTTGACTTTATATGATTATAGCACTAAGTCAGTATGCTCTGATATTACGACAAGCTTAGATTGTCCAACTCCTCCAACACCAACACCAACACCAACACCAACTCCAACACCAACTCCAACTCCAACTCCAACTCCAACTCCAACTCCAACTCCAACTCCAACTCCAACTCCAACTCCAGAGCCAACTCCAACTCCAACTCCAACTCCAACTCCAACTCCAACTCCAACTCCAGAGCCAACTCCAACTCCAACTCCAACTCCAGAGCCAACTCCAACTCCAACTCCAGATCCAGAAACGACACCATGTGGTCCAGGCAATTCAGATAGTTCATGTCTTCCTCCAGCAAGTACGGTTACTGTTCCAGTCACCTCTCTTGTTACCATCTCTACTACCTCCTTTgttccaccaccaccaccaacCACCGTGAAGACTACCGATTTCATCACCACCATTCAAACATTAACTACAtgtattgaagaagaaccaTGCGAACCCACCACAACCACATTAACATTTACCTCTGTAAAGACCCAGGTTATTTCTGAATGTCTAACTTTCACTTGTGCTGAACCAGAATGTCTTGAACCTCAAACTTTTACTACTACATTGACTATTGACTGTCCTGCCGCTGAATGTACGCCAGCTCCAGCTTCTCCAGAATCTCCAGCTGATGTTGATTCTGGTTCCGAAGGTTCTTCAGGCTCTCAAGACTCTCAAGATTCTTCTGATGCTTCCGATTCGCAAGGTGCCTCTGATTCTTCTGGCTCTCAAGGTGCTTCTGGCTCTCAAGGTGCTTCTGGCTCTCAAGGTGCTTCTGGCTCTCAAGGTGCTTCTGGTTCCCAAGGTGCTTCTGGTGCTTCTGGTTCCCAAGGTGCTTCTGGTGCTTCTGGTGCTTCCGGCGCTTCTGATGCTTCCGGTGCTCAAGGTGCATCCGGTGCATCTAATGCTGAAACCACCACCATTCAACCATATCATACTTTAGCTGCAGAAGATGAATATCATGAATTACAAGCCTTTGAAGGTGCTGCCAATATGTTAGACACCATCAACCCATGGTATATCTTAGGTGCTATTCCATTATTCTTATGA
- the HSV2 gene encoding phosphatidylinositol-3,5-bisphosphate binding protein HSV2 (ancestral locus Anc_5.105), whose translation MERINIKHISSMNITHSLVETNFTTKPKFNNVNFNQDSSCFSCSNDEGFQIYNTDPLQCKLTKKFKDPNGNGIGFTRMLYRTNYIALVGGGKNPKYSLNKLVIWDDLIKKESIVLKFMSNVNDTLLSRSLIVVVLDDHFELYQFKQNPLKLFNNFDIPRGSNVEFKVISNEFKKIQNIIAFVSVRRNGQIQIANIPSEKDLVSLETIPTSIIKAHKTEIQLIRLNYQGTMVASCSTKGTIIRIFSTHNGSLIREFRRGLDNAEIYDMEFSPRGTKLAVISDKQTLHIFQILGDEGSNKVHKLKGVIPKTWNLNYLESVWSMCSIHLKNPKLLRNGINSKEYQHNSAEMNLDFQKQRCKIGWCNNPMDNEPRGSDRTLTDTNERIVSDNEDSLVLVWKDSGIWEKYVILERESLEEAPTSYNVNESLRNEETSKIQGRRDNDNNHVREWEIVRESWREL comes from the coding sequence ATGGAAAGGATCAATATAAAACACATTAGCTCAATGAACATTACCCATTCATTAGTAGAGACAAATTTTACCACGAAACCCAAGTTTAATAACGTTAATTTCAATCAGGATAGTTCATGTTTCAGTTGTTCGAATGATGAaggatttcaaatttataataCAGATCCTCTGCAGTGTAAGTTAaccaagaaattcaaagatcCCAATGGTAATGGGATTGGATTTACTAGAATGTTATACAGAACGAATTATATTGCCCTTGTGGGTGGTGGTAAGAATCctaaatattcattaaataaactGGTAATTTGGGATGACTTGATTAAGAAGGAGAGTAtagttttgaaatttatgtCTAATGTCAACGATACCTTATTGTCAAGGTCTCTTATTGTTGTGGTATTGGATGatcattttgaattatatcAATTTAAACAGAATCCcttgaaattattcaataattttgatattcCGAGAGGTTCAAATGTAGAATTCAAAGTTATATCAAATGAGTTTaaaaagattcaaaatattatagCGTTCGTTTCAGTTAGAAGAAATGgacaaattcaaattgcAAATATTCCATCAGAGAAGGATTTGGTTTCTCTGGAGACCATACCGACATCTATAATCAAAGCACATAAGACTGAGATCCAGTTGATCAGATTAAATTATCAAGGAACCATGGTGGCCAGTTGTTCTACAAAGGGAACgataataagaatatttagtACACATAATGGCAGTCTCATTAGGGAATTTAGAAGAGGGTTGGATAACGCAGAGATTTACGATATGGAATTTAGTCCTCGAGGTACCAAGTTGGCCGTAATTTCAGATAAACAAACATTacatattttccaaattttaGGAGACGAGGGAAGCAATAAAGTTCATAAACTGAAAGGTGTTATTCCGAAGActtggaatttgaattatttggagTCAGTCTGGTCTATGTGTAGCATCCATTTAAAGAATCCTAAATTGTTaagaaatggaataaaTTCTAAAGAGTATCAACATAATAGTGCTGAGATGAATCTTGATTTCCAAAAGCAACGTTGTAAGATAGGATGGTGTAATAATCCAATGGACAACGAACCAAGAGGCTCAGATAGGACGTTGACCGATACGAACGAACGGATTGTATCTGATAACGAAGACAGTTTAGTTCTTGTTTGGAAAGATAGCGGTATTTGGGAGAAGTATGTCATACTGGAGAGAGAATCATTAGAAGAAGCACCTACGTCATATAATGTCAATGAAAGTTTGAGAAATGAAGAAACGTCTAAAATACAAGGCCGTAGGGACAATGATAACAATCACGTAAGAGAATGGGAGATAGTAAGAGAATCATGGAGGGAATTATAG